From Dehalobacter sp. 12DCB1, a single genomic window includes:
- the recJ gene encoding single-stranded-DNA-specific exonuclease RecJ: MKKAGLSRSTLSILHNRGYSSRDSVLEFLKPSLLDLHSPFLFKDMEVIMQRLAEARADQEKILIYGDYDADGVTGTALLYKGLTSLGYQVVVHIPSREEGYGLHSETIEKASHNNISLIITVDCGISAVQEVAFAKTCGIDIIVTDHHEPQDELPCAVGILNSKIADSGYPFPHLAGVGVAFKLLQALYARLGYSEAAFGAENDYLDLVALGTIADIVPLVGENRILVKNGLTVMENTRHSGIRALLEECGLLGKKLKAGQISFIVAPRINAAGRMDTARLALNLLLEETYDDALEMARELSKENNQRQLTEKELLCDAERILAEGPIPNVIVLSSPNWHHGVIGIVASRLVERYKRPVFLIAEEGDTGKGSARGISDYHVLDELKKQANTLSKFGGHKQAAGFTLPVDQIPQLREGLNNSFLELGIIFKERFQIDSMISWDELNAQLLEELEQMAPFGAGNPAPVLRTDGLAVQNVSVVGKGREHLKMTLAAAKLKREAMAFKKGQEFDLVKNIDMIDIIYNLELNSYGNVETIQAVVKDFRPSGVGAEQEIACTAEGYSEPEPAISGSLSDFETAAFKEKTSAPRLSRKMLADFYRNLKHITDERGFIWWGPSAEKPGMQLSIMKIFEELGIISWYGGTGPYLFKLNNIEKTYLQTSLRFRVWSE; this comes from the coding sequence TTGAAAAAAGCGGGACTCTCCCGCAGTACCTTGAGTATTCTTCATAATCGCGGTTATTCTTCGAGAGACAGTGTTTTGGAATTTTTGAAGCCATCGCTTCTGGACCTGCATTCTCCGTTCTTGTTTAAAGATATGGAGGTCATCATGCAAAGGCTTGCCGAGGCCAGGGCGGATCAGGAAAAGATTTTGATCTACGGGGATTACGATGCCGATGGTGTAACCGGAACAGCCTTACTGTATAAGGGACTGACCAGTCTTGGGTATCAGGTCGTTGTCCATATCCCGAGCCGGGAAGAAGGTTACGGCCTGCATTCGGAAACGATCGAAAAAGCAAGCCACAACAATATCTCGCTGATTATCACTGTTGACTGCGGAATCTCGGCTGTCCAGGAGGTAGCCTTTGCTAAAACCTGCGGTATCGACATCATTGTTACGGACCACCATGAACCGCAGGACGAACTGCCTTGCGCAGTTGGAATATTAAATTCCAAAATAGCAGATTCAGGTTATCCGTTTCCGCATTTGGCTGGTGTCGGGGTAGCCTTTAAACTCCTGCAAGCCCTATACGCCCGTTTAGGTTATTCTGAGGCGGCATTTGGGGCGGAGAACGATTATCTTGATTTGGTCGCGCTTGGAACGATTGCGGATATTGTCCCACTCGTCGGGGAAAACAGAATCCTCGTCAAAAATGGGCTGACTGTGATGGAAAATACCAGGCACTCCGGGATCAGGGCGCTGCTGGAGGAATGCGGCCTTCTTGGCAAGAAGCTTAAGGCAGGTCAGATTTCGTTTATTGTTGCTCCGAGAATCAATGCCGCCGGGAGGATGGATACGGCGAGGCTGGCACTGAACTTACTGCTTGAAGAGACCTATGATGATGCGTTGGAGATGGCCAGGGAACTTAGCAAGGAAAATAATCAGAGACAGCTTACTGAAAAGGAGCTGCTTTGTGATGCTGAACGTATATTAGCTGAAGGCCCAATACCCAATGTCATTGTCTTGTCCTCACCGAACTGGCATCACGGGGTGATTGGCATTGTCGCTTCGCGACTCGTGGAGCGCTACAAGCGGCCGGTCTTCCTTATTGCCGAGGAAGGGGATACTGGGAAAGGCTCAGCCAGAGGAATCTCGGACTATCATGTTCTCGACGAATTAAAAAAACAGGCGAATACTTTAAGCAAATTTGGCGGTCATAAACAAGCGGCCGGATTTACGCTTCCTGTAGACCAGATCCCGCAGCTCCGGGAAGGACTTAATAATAGTTTTCTTGAACTTGGGATCATCTTTAAGGAACGTTTTCAGATCGATTCTATGATATCGTGGGATGAACTGAATGCTCAGTTATTGGAAGAGCTGGAACAGATGGCTCCGTTTGGGGCAGGAAATCCAGCACCTGTCTTAAGAACGGATGGCCTTGCCGTCCAAAACGTTTCTGTTGTCGGTAAAGGCCGGGAACATTTGAAAATGACGCTCGCAGCAGCAAAGCTTAAACGGGAAGCTATGGCGTTTAAAAAGGGACAAGAATTTGATCTGGTCAAAAACATCGATATGATCGATATTATTTATAATCTTGAGCTGAACAGCTACGGTAATGTCGAAACCATCCAGGCCGTCGTCAAGGATTTTCGTCCTTCCGGTGTCGGAGCCGAGCAGGAAATCGCCTGTACGGCTGAGGGATATTCCGAACCGGAGCCAGCCATTAGCGGGAGCCTGTCGGATTTCGAGACTGCCGCCTTCAAAGAAAAGACTTCGGCACCGCGTCTTTCCAGAAAGATGCTGGCGGATTTCTATCGAAACCTTAAGCACATAACGGATGAACGCGGTTTTATTTGGTGGGGACCGTCTGCGGAAAAACCTGGAATGCAGCTCAGCATCATGAAAATATTCGAGGAACTTGGCATCATCAGCTGGTATGGCGGAACAGGCCCGTATTTATTTAAATTAAACAATATCGAGAAAACCTACTTGCAGACTTCTTTGCGTTTCAGAGTCTGGAGCGAATAG
- the ilvN gene encoding acetolactate synthase small subunit: MKHTLVVLVENKPGVLTHVSGLISRRNFNIESINAGYTEEADMSRITIEVDADDEYELEQVVNQLSKLIDVIKIIDLTGKDRVHRDLALIKVKASPENRAEIINLAEIFRAHIVDVNKETMIIELTGEDVKIDAICELLDDYGIIEIVRTGKIAICRGPKAAKDV; encoded by the coding sequence ATGAAACATACCTTAGTCGTATTGGTGGAAAATAAACCGGGTGTTTTGACCCATGTTTCCGGGTTGATCAGTCGGAGGAATTTTAATATCGAAAGCATTAACGCCGGCTATACCGAGGAAGCCGACATGTCCAGAATCACCATTGAGGTTGATGCTGATGATGAATATGAATTGGAACAGGTTGTTAATCAGCTCTCCAAGCTAATTGATGTAATCAAAATCATTGATCTTACAGGAAAGGACAGGGTACACAGAGACCTGGCCTTAATCAAGGTGAAGGCTTCACCGGAAAACAGGGCAGAAATTATAAACCTCGCCGAAATTTTCCGGGCCCATATTGTCGATGTCAATAAAGAGACCATGATCATCGAGCTGACCGGTGAAGATGTCAAAATTGATGCGATTTGCGAACTGCTGGATGACTACGGAATCATTGAAATTGTCAGAACCGGCAAGATAGCGATCTGCCGGGGACCCAAGGCTGCCAAAGATGTCTAA
- the hemZ gene encoding coproporphyrinogen dehydrogenase HemZ has protein sequence MEESILIYSSTIDPKMLTSCSQIIAAFFPGKKLRTGKNYMAGELLSDVLPNDMQSAAVRSDAGIIQSAVDHKRSDAEAFCIVIDSSDTSLGKAFEICLTDRTTGEKYTRTVHSGSANDFNGLQLPGKEPLPQIILKRGLCLFLSEYTGSTLPWGILTGIRPGKIIGKMTDLGYDEEQKNKVLRELYLVDQEKVSLLHQIEQVQQPFRQTMKEAEHFAGVYLAIPFCPSRCFYCSFPSNSLAGKQSGQLCRYLKALKKEVKLTGKMMQGLGMKADSLYIGGGTPTVLSAADLQMLLETIRDEIPQAERCEYSVEAGRPDTIDHTKLTVMKNFGVSRISVNPQTMQEATLPVIGRRHTAADIRECFLLAREVSDWVINMDLILGLPGEGSEEVLDSVEKVLALQPDNITVHALALKRGSAAWENHSASNREDSKDWQDIQREVHRRIQKHGYIPYYLYRQKYIAGNLENIGYALRGKECRYNIAMIEEQQNIIGLGAGSVSKIRKRGSGHENMYHPLDLQCYEDQLMQVHQKIKQSLTDFLPVL, from the coding sequence ATGGAGGAAAGTATTCTCATTTACAGTTCCACAATTGATCCTAAAATGTTAACCAGCTGCTCACAAATCATAGCAGCTTTTTTTCCAGGTAAAAAGCTTAGAACAGGCAAAAACTATATGGCAGGCGAGTTATTGTCCGACGTACTGCCGAATGACATGCAATCAGCAGCCGTTCGATCTGATGCTGGAATTATACAGTCTGCCGTTGATCATAAACGGTCTGATGCTGAAGCTTTTTGCATCGTTATAGATTCCAGCGATACTTCCCTGGGAAAGGCTTTTGAAATCTGCCTGACAGACAGAACGACTGGAGAAAAGTATACGAGGACAGTACATTCGGGATCAGCGAATGATTTCAACGGACTGCAGCTTCCCGGAAAAGAACCGCTGCCTCAGATCATTTTAAAAAGAGGTTTATGTCTGTTTTTATCCGAATATACCGGGAGCACGCTTCCCTGGGGAATCCTGACCGGTATACGGCCCGGAAAAATCATTGGTAAGATGACCGATCTCGGATATGACGAAGAACAAAAGAATAAAGTCCTGCGAGAACTTTACCTTGTTGACCAGGAAAAGGTGAGCCTGCTTCACCAGATCGAACAGGTTCAGCAGCCTTTCCGTCAAACGATGAAAGAAGCCGAGCATTTTGCCGGCGTTTATCTTGCGATACCCTTTTGTCCGTCCCGCTGTTTCTACTGCTCATTTCCGTCCAATTCCCTGGCTGGGAAGCAGAGCGGACAGCTTTGCCGCTATCTGAAAGCTCTGAAGAAGGAAGTCAAACTAACCGGGAAAATGATGCAGGGGCTGGGTATGAAGGCCGATAGCCTTTATATCGGTGGTGGGACACCGACGGTACTAAGCGCCGCCGACCTGCAAATGCTGCTGGAAACCATCCGTGACGAGATTCCACAGGCTGAGCGGTGTGAATATTCTGTTGAGGCCGGTAGACCGGATACGATTGACCATACTAAACTGACAGTCATGAAGAATTTTGGGGTGAGCCGAATAAGCGTTAACCCTCAGACCATGCAGGAGGCAACGCTGCCCGTGATTGGACGCAGGCATACGGCCGCCGATATCCGGGAGTGTTTTCTTCTAGCCAGAGAAGTTTCCGACTGGGTGATCAATATGGATTTGATCCTTGGACTGCCGGGTGAAGGATCCGAGGAAGTCCTGGACAGTGTGGAAAAAGTACTGGCTTTGCAACCGGATAACATTACCGTCCATGCCCTGGCGCTGAAACGAGGTTCTGCAGCCTGGGAGAACCATTCGGCTTCAAACCGCGAAGATTCTAAAGATTGGCAGGATATTCAGCGCGAAGTCCACCGCAGGATTCAAAAGCACGGATATATTCCGTATTATCTGTACCGACAAAAGTATATTGCCGGTAACCTTGAGAATATTGGCTATGCCCTTCGGGGTAAAGAATGCCGCTATAATATTGCGATGATTGAAGAGCAGCAAAACATCATTGGTCTTGGTGCAGGCAGCGTCAGCAAAATACGGAAGAGGGGTTCCGGCCACGAGAATATGTATCATCCGCTGGACCTGCAGTGTTATGAGGACCAACTGATGCAGGTCCACCAAAAAATAAAGCAATCATTGACAGATTTTTTGCCTGTTTTATGA
- a CDS encoding MBL fold metallo-hydrolase, whose protein sequence is MIERIVTPVLGVNCYVLACDQTKKAVIIDPGSGSMIIKDLLKRHNLKVERIILTHGHYDHIGAAEELRKTLHADVAIHREDAGMLTDPQKNLSRMFSRDYVMSPAEILLEDDQEFFIGKVQMKVIHTPGHTPGGICLLSDGVLFSGDTLFDCSIGRADLPGGDFHKLLNSINDKLMVLDDQILVYPGHESFTSIGRERARNPYISGDLA, encoded by the coding sequence GTGATTGAAAGAATTGTGACGCCTGTCTTGGGTGTGAACTGCTACGTACTGGCTTGCGACCAGACTAAAAAGGCTGTAATCATCGACCCAGGATCGGGAAGTATGATAATCAAGGATTTGCTGAAAAGGCATAACCTGAAGGTCGAGCGGATCATCTTGACGCACGGACATTATGACCATATCGGGGCAGCTGAAGAATTGAGGAAAACCCTGCATGCTGACGTCGCCATCCACAGGGAGGATGCAGGGATGTTGACGGATCCCCAGAAAAACCTTTCCAGAATGTTCAGCAGGGACTACGTGATGTCTCCAGCTGAAATACTGTTGGAAGACGATCAGGAATTCTTTATTGGTAAAGTCCAAATGAAAGTTATCCATACGCCGGGGCATACACCGGGCGGCATCTGTCTGCTGTCGGATGGTGTGCTATTCAGCGGGGACACGCTCTTTGACTGTTCAATCGGCAGAGCGGATCTTCCCGGGGGGGACTTTCATAAACTTCTTAACAGTATCAATGATAAGCTAATGGTTTTGGACGATCAAATCCTGGTTTATCCCGGACATGAATCCTTTACATCCATTGGCCGGGAAAGGGCTAGAAATCCATATATTAGCGGAGACCTGGCCTGA
- a CDS encoding bifunctional (p)ppGpp synthetase/guanosine-3',5'-bis(diphosphate) 3'-pyrophosphohydrolase — translation MNFQQLKETLISNNAQYNLEKIEEAYEYAELAHRGQLRNSGEKYIYHPLEVASILAELEMDDSTIIAALLHDVAEDTNRTLEDIRKNFGDEVAGLVDGVTKLGKISYKSKVEVQVENLRKMFLAMAKDIRVILIKLADRLHNMRTLKYQSESKQKEIAQETIEIYAPLANRLGIFRIKWELEDLAFRYLHSQEYYDLVEGISLKRKERQEQIDEVIEQLKVRLDEVGIEADIAGRPKHFFSIYKKMLDQNKDLSEIFDLTAVRVIVKTVNDCYGALGVIHTLWKPIPGRFKDYIAMPKPNMYQSLHTTLIGNHGDPFEIQIRTWEMHRTAEYGIAAHWKYKEGKKIESNFEQKLSWIRQLLEVQHDSKDDAGEFMESLKIDLFADTVFVFTPKGDVVELPADSCPIDFAYRVHTDVGHSCIGAKINGRIVPLDTKLKNGDIVEILTTRTPTGPSRDWVCLVKTSQAKNRIRQWFKKEKREENIIRGREGLEREARKLGLEPSIALKLENMIKLAKSFSFNNIDDLYAAMGDGAITFKKALGRLKEEILKEELKTPLFPIQTEHKHPVKHSQGVSVKGVNNILIRFSRCCNPLPGDPIIGYITRGRGVSIHRADCSELIGLTAEEQERIVEVEWEAAVESIYPVDIEAIGLDRVGLVSDIMNVITETRTHMLGMSARVGKDRVSHIRLRIEVKSLDHLNYVLNKFRKVKDITVVERIQGGGNT, via the coding sequence ATGAATTTTCAACAACTGAAGGAAACATTGATTTCCAATAATGCGCAATACAACCTGGAGAAAATTGAAGAGGCCTATGAATATGCGGAACTTGCCCATCGCGGCCAACTCCGCAATTCCGGCGAAAAGTATATCTATCATCCGCTGGAAGTCGCTTCGATTCTTGCGGAATTGGAGATGGACGATTCGACGATCATTGCTGCGCTGCTGCATGATGTTGCTGAAGATACGAACAGGACACTTGAAGATATCCGTAAGAATTTTGGCGATGAAGTTGCGGGGCTCGTCGATGGGGTAACCAAGCTCGGCAAAATTTCGTACAAGAGCAAGGTTGAAGTCCAGGTTGAGAACTTAAGGAAAATGTTTCTGGCGATGGCCAAGGATATTCGGGTTATTTTAATCAAGCTGGCCGACCGCCTGCACAATATGCGGACCCTGAAATATCAGTCTGAATCTAAACAAAAGGAAATTGCGCAGGAGACGATCGAGATCTACGCGCCCTTAGCCAATAGGCTCGGGATATTCCGGATCAAGTGGGAGCTGGAAGATCTCGCTTTTCGCTATTTGCATTCGCAGGAATATTACGATTTAGTTGAAGGTATTTCTTTAAAGAGAAAAGAAAGACAGGAACAGATCGATGAGGTGATCGAACAGCTTAAAGTCAGGCTCGATGAAGTCGGAATTGAAGCCGATATTGCCGGCCGTCCGAAGCATTTCTTTAGTATCTATAAAAAGATGCTCGATCAGAACAAAGATCTGAGTGAAATATTTGATTTGACGGCAGTCCGGGTCATTGTCAAAACCGTCAATGACTGTTACGGAGCACTGGGGGTTATTCACACCCTATGGAAGCCTATTCCCGGAAGGTTTAAAGATTATATTGCGATGCCGAAACCGAATATGTACCAGTCCCTGCATACCACATTAATCGGAAACCACGGGGACCCGTTTGAAATCCAGATCCGAACCTGGGAGATGCACCGGACGGCTGAATACGGGATTGCTGCCCACTGGAAATACAAAGAAGGCAAAAAAATTGAGAGTAATTTTGAACAGAAACTATCCTGGATCCGCCAGCTCCTGGAAGTACAGCATGACTCCAAGGACGATGCCGGCGAATTTATGGAATCGCTGAAAATAGACTTGTTTGCGGATACTGTATTTGTGTTTACGCCTAAAGGTGATGTCGTTGAATTGCCGGCCGATTCCTGTCCGATCGATTTTGCGTACCGGGTTCATACGGATGTCGGCCATAGCTGTATCGGTGCCAAAATCAACGGAAGGATTGTTCCACTTGACACCAAATTGAAAAACGGGGATATTGTCGAGATTCTGACAACCAGGACGCCCACCGGCCCAAGCAGGGACTGGGTCTGTCTCGTAAAGACCTCTCAGGCTAAAAACAGGATCCGTCAATGGTTTAAGAAAGAAAAAAGAGAAGAGAATATTATCAGAGGACGTGAAGGCCTCGAGCGTGAAGCTAGGAAACTTGGTCTTGAACCGTCAATAGCCTTAAAATTAGAAAACATGATCAAATTAGCCAAGAGCTTCAGCTTCAACAACATTGATGATTTATATGCAGCAATGGGTGATGGCGCGATTACTTTTAAAAAAGCCCTGGGTCGTTTAAAGGAAGAAATTCTGAAAGAAGAGTTGAAAACACCGCTTTTTCCGATTCAGACAGAACACAAGCACCCGGTGAAGCATTCTCAGGGAGTATCGGTCAAAGGGGTAAACAATATCCTGATCCGGTTTTCCCGGTGCTGCAACCCGCTTCCCGGAGATCCGATCATCGGCTATATAACGAGAGGCCGCGGTGTATCAATTCACAGGGCAGACTGCTCAGAGCTCATCGGACTTACGGCAGAAGAGCAGGAGCGGATCGTTGAGGTTGAATGGGAAGCCGCTGTCGAGTCAATTTATCCTGTAGATATCGAGGCTATCGGTCTGGACCGCGTGGGTTTGGTCAGCGACATTATGAACGTAATCACCGAAACACGGACCCACATGCTCGGAATGAGTGCCCGGGTAGGCAAAGACCGCGTCTCGCATATCCGTCTGAGAATCGAAGTGAAAAGCCTCGACCATTTAAATTATGTTCTTAACAAGTTCCGTAAAGTCAAAGATATTACCGTAGTCGAGAGAATTCAGGGCGGAGGAAACACTTGA
- a CDS encoding DUF4153 domain-containing protein codes for MNAFTRSIVQVIRGSAKAFQTFPAAIACAFGFAVVTMIRIQLDWPQQEPYNFLFNCLHWAFAMGAVFSLTAITAAQSRINQKKAFLGANLLGVVAAAVTFLALYLFGGTIPDESRYAIVTTLAGARVSMAMLVSFLVFIILAGYPKDQSDFSRSLLMTQKAFFIAIIYGAVIMGGVSGVAGAVQALLYHGMSSKVYMVIGTLTGFLVFTIFVGYFPDFRKGEVDEHREVAQKQPRFIEILFGSIMIPIILALTAVLLLWAGKTMMSGIGTSSFVQLSGIASAYTIGGIWLHMMVTNYESALAKFYRRIYPVAALVILAFEAWAVVIQLGKSGLKTIEYSFILIWIVALAAAVLLMIRKARSHAVIAVLTCVLAVFSVLPVVGYQALPVTAQVNRLEKILVNQGILQDNQLTPSAVQPERAVRESITDAVDYLANASDAKLPSWFDKRLAQSDVFKDKLGFDKTWPEPEDMPGKDKYIATSLMLPPEPVDISGYRWALNMQMEYVKQMENANGKEYITIDGDKGTYSIYWTYPANNNIPSLKILQDGRVILEQDMNGYIDQISAKFPPGKAETYQAALGDMCVKLETPEVSVLLVFSNIDISMDPREDRINYWLNLDQLYLKEN; via the coding sequence ATGAATGCTTTTACCCGGTCGATTGTCCAGGTTATTCGTGGGTCAGCGAAGGCCTTTCAAACTTTTCCAGCTGCAATTGCCTGTGCTTTCGGTTTTGCCGTCGTAACGATGATTAGGATTCAGCTTGACTGGCCGCAACAAGAACCTTATAACTTTCTGTTCAACTGTCTGCATTGGGCTTTTGCAATGGGTGCGGTATTCAGTCTGACCGCAATTACTGCTGCCCAAAGCCGGATTAATCAGAAAAAAGCTTTCTTGGGTGCCAATCTGCTTGGTGTCGTGGCCGCAGCTGTAACCTTCCTGGCACTTTACCTGTTTGGAGGAACGATCCCGGATGAATCTCGCTATGCTATAGTTACAACTTTGGCTGGCGCCCGTGTGAGTATGGCGATGCTGGTCAGTTTTCTGGTCTTTATCATCCTGGCCGGATATCCCAAAGACCAATCTGATTTCTCCAGGTCCTTATTAATGACGCAAAAGGCCTTCTTTATTGCTATCATTTACGGAGCAGTGATTATGGGCGGGGTTTCTGGGGTTGCAGGTGCTGTCCAGGCCTTGCTGTATCACGGCATGAGCAGCAAGGTTTATATGGTTATTGGGACCCTGACCGGCTTTTTAGTCTTTACAATCTTTGTGGGCTATTTTCCCGATTTCCGCAAAGGAGAAGTTGACGAACACCGTGAAGTTGCCCAGAAACAGCCGCGGTTTATTGAAATCCTGTTTGGCAGCATCATGATTCCGATTATCCTGGCGTTGACCGCAGTTCTGCTTCTTTGGGCGGGCAAAACGATGATGAGCGGCATAGGTACATCGTCTTTCGTACAGCTTTCCGGCATTGCCTCAGCCTATACCATCGGCGGGATTTGGCTCCATATGATGGTCACGAATTACGAATCTGCACTGGCAAAATTTTATCGCCGAATTTATCCGGTTGCCGCCCTGGTAATTCTGGCCTTCGAAGCCTGGGCAGTCGTAATCCAGCTGGGCAAGTCAGGACTTAAAACGATTGAATATTCCTTCATACTGATCTGGATTGTGGCCTTAGCAGCGGCTGTCCTGCTGATGATACGAAAGGCAAGATCACATGCTGTAATCGCTGTCCTGACTTGTGTACTTGCGGTATTCTCCGTATTGCCAGTCGTTGGCTATCAGGCACTGCCGGTCACTGCGCAGGTAAACCGACTGGAAAAGATATTGGTCAACCAGGGAATACTGCAGGATAACCAGCTGACTCCCTCAGCTGTCCAACCGGAACGTGCTGTACGCGAATCCATTACCGATGCAGTCGACTATCTCGCCAATGCCAGTGATGCGAAGCTGCCGTCCTGGTTCGATAAGCGTCTTGCCCAGAGCGATGTCTTCAAAGACAAACTAGGTTTTGATAAAACCTGGCCGGAACCTGAGGATATGCCGGGAAAAGACAAGTATATCGCTACATCCCTGATGTTGCCGCCTGAGCCTGTTGACATCAGCGGTTATCGCTGGGCCTTAAATATGCAGATGGAATATGTAAAACAGATGGAAAATGCAAATGGGAAGGAATATATCACGATTGACGGTGACAAAGGCACCTATAGCATCTATTGGACGTACCCTGCCAATAACAATATCCCGTCTTTGAAGATTCTTCAAGATGGCCGTGTGATTCTTGAACAGGATATGAACGGTTATATCGACCAGATTTCTGCGAAGTTCCCGCCGGGTAAGGCCGAAACCTATCAGGCAGCTTTGGGTGATATGTGCGTGAAGCTGGAAACACCGGAAGTGAGCGTACTGCTGGTCTTCAGCAATATTGATATTAGCATGGACCCCCGCGAAGATAGGATCAATTATTGGCTTAACCTCGACCAGCTGTATCTGAAAGAGAATTAA
- the dtd gene encoding D-aminoacyl-tRNA deacylase encodes MRGVVQRVKSAAVRVENQTVGQIGAGLMVLIGIGQEDDTDDVKWLADKILNLRVFEDDQAKMNLSVADIGGELLLVSQFTLLGDCRKGRRPSFSEAAPPETAKAMFESLTEYLQKTGIKVETGLFQADMDVELVNNGPVTLLLDSKKQF; translated from the coding sequence ATGCGGGGTGTTGTTCAGAGGGTTAAAAGCGCAGCTGTACGGGTTGAGAATCAGACTGTAGGCCAGATTGGGGCAGGACTCATGGTTTTAATCGGGATCGGACAGGAAGACGACACGGATGATGTCAAGTGGCTTGCTGATAAAATACTAAATTTAAGAGTATTTGAAGACGATCAGGCCAAAATGAATCTGTCGGTAGCCGATATCGGCGGAGAACTACTGCTCGTGTCCCAGTTTACTTTGTTAGGTGACTGCCGGAAGGGCAGGAGGCCTAGCTTTTCTGAGGCAGCTCCTCCGGAAACAGCCAAAGCAATGTTTGAAAGCCTGACAGAATATCTTCAAAAAACTGGAATTAAGGTTGAAACGGGCCTTTTTCAGGCCGACATGGACGTCGAACTGGTTAACAACGGACCAGTTACGCTGTTGCTGGACAGCAAGAAACAGTTTTAA
- a CDS encoding lipopolysaccharide assembly protein LapA domain-containing protein: MVILLVSIIIALIVVIFAVQNAAVVPIHFLFWTADLPLVLVIFCSVFAGALLMFCLALRRELKSRKETKVNKKFTSKRTAVSDADPIDIPQRDSQNKDNQTVAKENTVGASENQK; this comes from the coding sequence ATGGTCATTTTGTTAGTTTCAATTATTATTGCGCTCATTGTGGTGATTTTTGCGGTTCAAAATGCAGCAGTTGTTCCAATCCATTTCTTATTCTGGACAGCAGATTTGCCGCTGGTTCTCGTTATTTTCTGTTCGGTCTTCGCAGGTGCCCTGCTAATGTTCTGCCTTGCACTCCGCCGGGAATTAAAGTCCAGGAAAGAAACGAAAGTCAATAAAAAATTTACCAGCAAAAGAACTGCAGTTTCGGATGCTGATCCGATCGATATACCGCAGAGGGATAGTCAGAACAAAGATAATCAGACTGTTGCCAAAGAAAATACTGTCGGCGCTTCTGAAAATCAGAAATAG